The Parambassis ranga chromosome 13, fParRan2.1, whole genome shotgun sequence genome contains the following window.
TTACCTTTATCTAAAAAAAGGTATTGTTCCTGCAGCACTTTTTAATGTCTTACTCTAAAATGTTCATCTCCTTTTTTCCTTCAGTTGGGGAATCAAGGCTAGTTTTGCACTGGAAAATGTGTAGCCAGCCTGTCTAGTATAGAAAcattcctgttgtttcttgtaGCTATAAGTGTTGACACCTGCAGACTACACCCTGTGCTACATGTTTAGGGTGTGGTTCATCTTCTACTGCCATAAAGGTTCAGGCTTATCTGACCTTATTAACCATGGACAGCCATTTGTAGAAATTATGCCTTTACATGCGTCTCTGTTCATGAGGTCTTGTGGGTGCAGTGTAACATGGCCTAATCAAGACTTTTATCTTTGTTGTTATAGTTTCGTGTGAGTTGTATAAAGGTCAACGTTCTCCTTTGTGACTTGGAGCTGCGGCAAAGGTTCCCTAGATCACGTTCTTAGTGTTTACAGACAGTTTTACAATACTATGAGTCATTCTTTTCTGTACACATAGTTTCCATTATATGTAAGGGAAGTTTATTCTATTTCATTCTGCTTACAGGAGTTTAATTTGccatttttatttaaccttttctAAAATTAGGTTAAAATGATGTTGTATGCTGTAAACGGTAAAAcgttttctcttctcttcagaAATCGAGGCGAGCGAAGGATGAGTGCGTTCGAGTGTGTACGTCGGGTGTATCAAACAGATGGCCTGCGAGGCTTCTACAGGGGAATGTCAGCATCATACGCTGGCATCTCAGAGACTGTGATTCACTTTGTGATATATGAAAGCATTAAACGGCGCCTCCTTGAGGCCAAGGCACCACAGAATATGGACGACGAGGAGGATGCTACTAAAGATGCTTCAGACTTTGTAGGAATGATGCTTGCTGCTGCCACCTCCAAGACTTGTGCCACAACTATTGCTTATCCTCATGGTGAGAGGCTTTTTTCAACTATTAGCaagtcaggttttttttttaactttcctttaacctttccctctcttttttgCAGAAGTAATCCGCACAAGGCTACGTGAAGAGGGCACCAAGTACCGTTCCTTCTTCCAGACTCTAACGACAGTGCCCAAAGAGGAGGGCTACCGCGCCCTGTACCGCGGTCTCACCACCCACCTGGTACGCCAGATCCCCAACACCGCCATCATGATGTGTACCTACGAGTTGGTGGTCTACCTCCTGAATGGTTAAAGTCTTCCCCTTCGTAGACAGTTTATGTCAACCCCACCCCTGCTCAAAGATGGATAAAAGAGAATGAGAGCACCTGCACACCAGCTAGCGCCACTAAAATCCTGCTCGCCAGAAGAGGACAGATACAGCACCTAGACATTTTGTGTCCGTGACGCGAgtgcttgttaaaaaaaaaaaaaaaagagttttgtCTGATAACCAAAGGGTATGGCACAAGGAGGCTCAAAGATTCACACATATGTTTGAGGATGTGGGTTTAACAGTGGCAGAGAAAAGGTTACctggtcagtttttttttcttcaattcCATCTTTTTCTCCCTTCAGATTATTGTGCAAGCTCAGATTCAGGGTGCTGAAGATAGAAACTGACTTACACTATGTTCTGCCTCTAACAATACTACTAATAAAGAGAAGCTCTACTCTTTAATACCTAGTGGATATAGGACCATTTTCAGCAGTAGGCTGTGTTCTAATCCTGATAATCAGTTTTGCTATTAACATGAAGAATTCCCTGCATCCCACCACAGGTCTATAATACAAAGACACCAGAGTCGGTAGCGGCCATGCATCATTTCAGTATGACAAAGGCTCCGAAATCAGAACGAAAAGACGGAGTCTGTGCTTGAGGCTTTTGTTGAGGTGAAAGATATAAACAGAAGGGGGGCGACTGGAGGACGTGCCTTGTGTGAATGTACAGTGTAGCCTGAGATGCCCGGTGGCTGTAGGAGAGCTCTGGCAGACCTGTCACAACAAAGTGTAGAAATGTCAAGTCGTGCACTGCAATTGTGTGGTTTCAGGTGCCCTTAGTGAAAGTTTAACATATCATGAACATGGACACACTCACCTAAAGGGTTTCAGCATCCCAGATACCGTCTTTAAAATGCAGGAATTTACACTAATTAACCCACAATGATCTGCTTGTGCAGTGTGAGAGGAGTACCTAATGACATCAGCCTccgaacctgtgtgtgtttgtgttaaccATGTGTGGACGAAGTGTAATCACTAAGGCTAGTGAGGCACCAAACTAAAAGCGGAATATAATCCACCATTCTAACTACTGGAATGTACATAAACAAGCGGTATAACCCTATTGAAAGCAAGGAAGCAAAACACTTACCCTTGTTGTGaagtaatataaatataattaacAAAATTTTAACAAATTGTGTTATTAAAATAtctttatatacatatatatatataaatgtgatTGTGTTGCATTTCTCAGCCCAGTTGTGGCAAAATGCAAACATTTAGTTTCTTTAGAGGAGATGGGGTTTGCCTGTTAGTTGTTAccttatcttaaaaaaaaaaaataataatggtaTTGTTCTTATAGCACTTTTCAATGTCTTTCTCTAAAATACTCATCTCCGTTTTTCCTTCAGTTGGAGAATTAAGGCTAGTTTTACAGGCGAGGACAATCCTCTAGAGTTTACACTGGAAAATGTGTAGCCAGCATGTGGAGGAAGTGGGCAGGAATATGCTCCTCAAAAACGCACATTGACTAAAACAAGCAgaccagttgttttttttttttgtttaaaggaTTCCTTTTGTTGAGTTGTTGATGCCTCAGAAATCATTGCATTTCAaccatttaaaaaatgaaaccttttgtgtgttttgtgtaggCTTCTTTGTCACATCTCTGCTTTGAGTTTTAAGCATTTTAGGTCATATTTTAAACagtacaaacaacaaaaaatgttttgctGTAACCTCGTTTATCGTAATAACCCACAGAAGAAACTCATTTCCTCTCCTGACACATCAGCTGAGCCTGTTTTTAAAACCGGGCACAGCTTAGCCTGCTACGCTGACACCACTTGTCATCTCATGTTAACACCCTGCAAGCCGATGGCCATTGTCCTCCAGTTGTTTGAACTGGCATTGATATCTTATTCAAACACATCACGGTTTTGTGGGTCAGAGTGCAGCAGTGAGCAGTATGGGCATTTTTGCCATAATGCCAAACGCTTTGCTCAAGATGGCAGAAACGGCTTCAGTGTGCCGCTCCCTTAAACAGCCTCATGCTTTTCTCAGCTGAAAATTGAATCCTCAATGTGAACATGTCTAGTTCAGTTTTACAGTGCACATGAAGGATGCAGTGGATTAGTCTTTAAGTTATATTAGAGATGCATCGACGCTTGCATACAGTACCATCAACACACACTATGGATGTAGTGACGCATGAGTCCATCCGTGACCCCTGTTGCTGCTAGTAGGGATTGGTCGGTTGTGTATCATGGTGCTGCCTAAACTCCTGTGGGATTTAATACAGGACAGTTAACATAGTGTGAGTTGGTTGTAAAGAACCAAATTAAAGGGTCATTTCACaaatctgttttctttgatcttTATCTGGGTACACACGTGAATTTGGTTCCTTTTTCCAAGTTTTACGATTGGTTGCTGTTCTTTAAAACATCCAAACTGATTCAAGAGACAAAAGTGTGAACTGACCCTTTACTGTACATTTCTATGCATCTCTACACGTGTCAGTGTCTGTGGTTTGTAATGATTCATTCTTCCCTATTGCTATTGTTTTGCACCCACATGTTTGCATTGTGTGCCAGTGAGcgtatgtacatgtgtatgttGTGCGTGTGCTTGCTGAAATGAGACACGTTTGTCCTATGTGTAACAGACCATAGGAGTATGTATGCATTCAGTTGAATAACTGcaaacagtgttgttgttgttgttgtttttttttttttattttaatccttaaaaaaatgttgccttTTCCTGATGccctttgtgtttttccatGTTGTCATTGATGAGCCAGCTGTGAGTGTGGCTCGCTCTATGCATTCTCATAACTGATTTTGTAAAACAAAAAGTCAATAAAATGGAAGGAGTGTATTCAGCTCTCAAAaatcttttttatatattattattatatttgtaaATCAAATACTGGAGCTTTCTATGCCTGCAGACCCCTGAAATTATTAAGTGAAATTCTTATACAGTCTAATAGTAACTGTACAATACTATCAGACATGATAGACTGCAGTGAGAGATACTGTAAAGCACTTTGGGAGCTCCAAAGGAAGAACAGCAGTGTACCAGTGCAGTTGTACCAAAGGTTTTTTTAACTTTAGAAAACAAGTCCATTGAGACACATTACAACAGACCAggctgtaggagggcaacaacccagcagcaggaccgctacctcctcctttgtgcaaggaggagcaggaggcgcactgccagagccctgcaacatgacctgcagcaggacactGATATGCATGCTTCTGCTCAAAcggtcagaaacagactccataagggttagggttagggtgaaCATGCTCAAACACGCTTACCAAACTTGGTAGGCATAtttatttgccagaaaaatgtTGTTGCCAAGTTTTAAAATAAACCATAGCGCCCCCTAATGCATAGCCTCTCTGTCCAGTTCTGTGTAGGATCCTGAATTTGGTACACAAATGTATCACCTTTAGATGCACAGAAAAGTCTCTTGAGTATTTAAATGCCCATCAGTTCTTTTAcaatacatgtaaaaaaacaacagaatgtCATATTTCCTTTTGAACACTAATTCTGTTTTAAAACTAtacaatttttcatttttaatactgACTGTCCTGACCCCATTATTtgagtgattaaaaaaataataatataattatagtttaatcttaatctcaaaTAAATCCTAAAAAAAGATTGTGCTATTCCAGTCTAGACTTTAATTGGTTTAAGTGTTAAATTTTGCAAATGTGTGATAATGTAGATGAGCATATTTTgcccagcaggtggcagcattgACCTGCTCAGGTCTTTTCTTTGGCTTCTTTCAGCACACCATCAGCTCAATGGAGCAGATGCTGACAGACTacggcctgctgctgcttcactctTCAACCCAAAGGATGggacagtgaaaaaaaacaaacaaacacctaaAGCATTCACTGAATccaactcagacacacactgcatgaaaTGTGGACAAATTGATGAGGACACAATGTATGACTAAGAGACGTCAAATGCATGGTGTCTCAGCTTTAACACTGAAAAACATGCTTACCTAATCCACAGCTCATTTCCTGGCCTGAACAACAGCACCAAATCATCACATTACCCTATGGCAAGACCAGCTTGactcacacactgcatgtatttattttgtgtcaGACTGAAAGGGAGGAGTGTGTTCCCAAAACATGCTCCGCAATCTGCCAGCAACACCAGTGTTCTTGGAATAGTACAAAGTGCCTCGGGCTGTTGGTGGTGCCTCACTTGTAAATTGAGCATTGGGGACACGCTGTGAAACGACAGCAAAGAAATACCTGGTGGAGCCGGCAGGGTGTTATGACTGGCACCTTGTTTACCTATGAACTGaagtggaagagagagagaaaaaaaaacactgttttccatTCCAGCATTGAGCCTCTGGCTCTGGTCTGATTtaatcctttaaaaaaagagaatctAATCTGTACTTGGGTTAAAGATCAAAGTTCCTTTCGGTCCTCACATATATATCGCGctctccatcttttttctttGGCCTCTTTTTGCAGCTCATTGCTCTGGCACGCACATTCCAGTTTCCACTTCCACTGAAGTGATTTTCTGATCTCtgtggtcctgctgctgctgtgggaaGGAAGCATGCATCTGTCCCTAAAGGGGCACTTCAGCAATTTTCCATTACATTTTAACAGTGACcgtgaaaaaaaacaggttaaaaaaagaacactCAAAGCTGAGATATCCTGACTTTTAGGCCTTTTGCTGTCTTTTGCACAACCTCCGTCTAACCCTGACTGATATGTTCCAGTAATTGGACGGTCTCTCAGACCTCAGACCAGGCCGGAGCAGAGTGcgctgcctgtctgtcagctgctgctcttGTAGCCGGGGGTGAAGCTAGGAGTCAGGAGCAGCTAACCTTCAGACTAACAATCCTCGCTCCTCTTGCTTCAGATATCTGCCTCGGATCATGGCAGACATGCGGAAGGCACACTGCATTGTGAATGGACTGCTTTCTATTCTTATTCTTCCAAACAAATATGTTGCCACATGTTTCCTGTTAGATAATCCAACTCTTACTCACTCTGTCACCTTTCACCTGTGTGAAAGACGGTTGTAGCGGGCAGAGGATGCAGTCCTAAGCATCTCTGTGCTGTGTCCATGCTCATGTCAGAAGTACACACGTCATGTAATTAGCGGTTGAGAGGGGGAAAACTTTCACCTCAGCTGTAAGACACAAGTCTAAGTTGGAGATCTCAGTGATGAGTGAcagctttaataaaaaaaaacaactgcaacTACATAAAAATGTTATAATAGCTGTTTCTCTGTGAAGATATAGACTAGTCTCATTTGGACTAAGGTATCTGGATTTATTTTCGGGGAACCCATGTGACTGAAAGCCCAGACACACCATCACTTGTGCTGCCTGATGTTCTTATGTTGCATTCGAACGCACCACAGCGACTGCAGCGAACTGCTAACTCACACATGCATTCTGTCAGAGGAAGTAACTGTCCTCACTAGCAGGTAGCACTTTTGTCACCAGATTGGAAACACAAGATTTAAGAATGAACTTGACGGATGACTACAGAGCATGTAGCAATCAGCCGTAACAACTTTGTGTAGGGCTCTCATCAACATTATGATGGTAGCTGCTGACAAGTTCCTCTTCACACAGACTGTTTACCTCTGTGCTACCACTGGCTGCTCCAGTGTGATTGATTCCAGTTCTCATATAGACGTCTTGTCTCCTGCCTTGATGTTAAAATCCATTCAGAAACTAGAATTCATGAAACTGTATGAAAAGTGTATTTTCTTAAGCGGTGCAGCAGCTGTTCAAACAGCACCTGTTCCGCTGTAGATTTATTTTTAGGAAATAAAGTGAAAACATTTCTACCTCTAAAAGAACATTTCTGCTTTTCGACCTGCTCTGCTGGAGAGACATACCATTTGGTACATTTATGGGGCAGAAAACACACCTTTAAattcagacaacacacacacacacaataacaatattGCACATATGAATCATTTCCAGTGTGTATTTTATGAATGAATTGTTCTAAAACATTTGTCCATAAGTGCcggcacaagaaaaaaaatggagcaaattactggaaaaaaatataaaaaatgcatCTAAAACTTACAATGCAAACAAACAGTGCATGTTTCACAAATGCCCATGAATGCTTATTTAGATGTGTTTGGCTGACATTCAGAGCAAATATAGAAAGCTGTAGGTCATTGTggtggcaaaaaaaagaaaaaaaagcagacaggcTGGGGTAAATTTAGGGCCATTGTTCTGTCTGAAACTCCCATCTCTCCATATGCAAAGTGACGGGAAGTTCAGCCAAGTTCAGACAAAGTACTTTTTCTAACAAGCAGAAACCTCATGGTGATCCAGTGACACCATTTGACTGTTAGTACACCATCCAATTTATGCTCTGCAACCAGCCTGTATAAGGAAAAAGGGACTTACAGGATGAAGACATGTGAGGACTTAGTATAGAGACAGACAACCAGGAGAACGGTAGGAGAAAGAGATAAGGTAGAAGGAAGACACAGGGGGAAGTGGGAGAGACGACATAATGAAAGGCAGAGAGTGAAGCATCTGATGTGAAGTGTCTGACGGAGGACTCGGTGGCAGCGTGTGGCAGCTCTCTCTGAagttaaagcagacacacacagctctccctTTCCTAATTTACAGAGAATACATGAGCACGAGGTTTGCTCTTACACAACAGCAGAACTTCAccacgtgcacgcacacactcacagaacgCAAGCTCTGAGTCATGTCTCACTGAGATCGGCTTTCCAACTTTCATGAGTAACAGATTTTTACTGTGTGTTGTGACAGCTTCTAGATCAGCAGACATTTCTCCCTGCTTCTCTTTGCTCAAGTTAGGCTAACCtcccagctgcagcttcataTTTAATGGGCAGACGTGAGCGTGCTATTGATCTCTTCATCTAACTTTTAGTGAGTAATTGAAGCATGTCATGAAAAATGTTCCCATAATGAAAGAACCAAGAAAAatcaacagtgtttttttttttttttttttagaatgacAGAAAAGTGAGCTCTGCCATGGTAAATCCATCAGCTTCATTTCTCCAGCTCTCTTTGGAATTGATTTGAGGCCAGCTGCTCAGGGAACCAGTGGACTACTTTTCACAATGAGCCTAATTTAATCCACGTCTTTATTACTGACTTTATTACTTTAAACCTGCTGCTGATTCTGTTATAGGTGTGATACACAAAGCTGTAATTGGGCCGGGATGTGGGAGAAGGAATTAACGACATGCAactgtttatattatagtgtaTCATAGGTTTGTTTAGTGCAGCCTATGAACAATAAACACTTAGTCACAAGCTGCTTCAGGCTGAATAAGCTTGGTGCCCCGCCTTAATGCTTACCTAATGCTACTTGTCCAGTGAATATGTGAAGTGCACCAGTGTATTCTGCAATAGTCTGGGGTTTTCTTTACACCCTTCATGTATTGGAGCTTGATCTACGACCTCCAGAGAGTCCACCGCAGCAGCCATGATGTCACAGATGTGATGGGTGTCTTCTCTTATCTCAGGGAAGAacacctgcagatctccctctgTAATCCCGGCGGCCATTACCTTTCCTGCAAACATCATTAACATACACTCATGTTttcctcctcagaaatggtctGATCAGGGAGTTTCAGGACTTACTGGGAGCTCACCTAACTTTTGTGTTAGCCATCTAATCATCTTGTAAAAATATTGTCATGGATTTTGTTCATTGTATTCTGAGTATCCCACTTTTGAAGGTGCACCTTCAAACATGTCCTAGTGGGGACCTCCATAGGTGTGaagaccttttttttgcatGTATGTACATGAAGACTCACGCCTAAGGAGCAAATAAACTGCAAAGACTGCGGACAAATGGTGAATATGCTCAGTACAAAACTATGTAAGGCATGAAGTGGTCTCCACCCTGCCTCAATGTTAAAAGTGGTATTTTAACCGGAAGtatgtttacaaaataaaagcacgaaAGTAGCTAATATCTTTAAGGCAAAATGGCTTTCGGTGACAAAAAACACTCTATAAAACCACCAAATAACTACAAATCTGTTATTTTCACACAAAAGTACttcataaatgtttttttttgtcaaaggaAGTGTTTGTAAGTGGACGTCGTGACGGGAAAAGTCGGTGTTGTTACGGCTAACTTGACGTCAGTCACCTTTTCTTGATCCCAACCgtgcagccaatcagctgctgtcaggGACACATGAACGGTGATAATTTCCACGGAACAGGCTGTAGGCAGCAGGAACAAAGAAAGCCGCCCGTCCGCCGTCAAGCGTCCTCCGTCTGCGGACAAACGCCGacatcgttttttttttaggtttttattCTTATTAGTTGAAAGGCTCTCCCTTCGTGTTGGGTGTCAGTGTGCGGGGGAAGTTGCAAAAGGTTGTTTGCGCTGCGGGAAGAAGAAACTTGGCGTCGTGAGGTTTTGTCGAAACCTTCCTTCCTTGGATGCGCTCGTTGGAAGCTGGCGTATGgtaagtttgtttttctctctctcttgcactgTATAGTGTCGAAAACGACAGTTAAAGCAATATAAATGTGATCACTTGTCCCTTTGAAactgcaggaaacagaaaaacTTCTCACACTTCAACTttctttatgtttgtttgtggagCAGTGAAAGCGCCGACACATTGTTTTCACCCTGAAGGCGACAGCGTCTTCCAAACTCCGCTGAATATTGTGCTTATTTACTGCGTCCTTCCTCCGTGGCAAacgaacacagcagcagctactaAACAAAATGTGCTATTTAATCATTTAGTGTCCATTGCAAAATTCGGCCTAGGTGCTATTACAAcaaatgtgttgctgtgttcatTTTAAACGGTCTAACTTGTTGAACGGCTAGAACTGGTGCTGCAGCAAAAAGTGTCCTCGTTAAAAAGACTCACTCTCACTGAGGTGACACCAGTGCCACATGTGAGTGAAGCTGTGCAGCAAGAATGAgggaaattaaaaacaaaggtgAATATTTATGGAGACTTTGGCCCAGTAGTGTCTCTGTTTACAGTTCATAATAAGTAATCTGCCTTAAAATGACTCTTCTTCCCTGGAAAACTATCAGATTATAGTTTTTTCCAGTGTACTTTTATCATgcaggacagcagcacagacactttGACTAAATAAAGGCTGACATGGTTCCAGGTGAGCAGACAATGCAGCCTAACTCCACAGGAACAGCAATAAGAATTGAACTCTTTGACTTCATTCGGTGCGCATTTGTTTTGAAGTCTGCCTGCTATTCAAGGCTAAATGCTTTGCTTGTAACCACACCATCTGCTTTGCCCTCCTGGGCATTGGCAGGCTACTGTCCAGATCAAGTGTTATGAGAGATTTGTGTGGGAGGACCACAGCAGATGGTGAGACGAGAACATATCTGGCTGATGTGGTAGCTCGGCTAACTGCTGTGGTTGTTGGTCTCATTACTCAGTTGTGGTTGAtgcaataaacaacaaaaaccaaGAATGTTTCAACACCCGAGCAGTTTCTTTAGGATGACTCCATCATAGTCAGTATGACAAATGGGTTTGAATGTTAATGAGCTTGCTTCTACTGTTGAAAGCTGGCACACAGTCACATCATGGAGGAACTATTGACCTCTGTACTTCGCTTCCAACCATCTGGGGTTTGACCCTGTGGCTATTATGACATCCCATGACCTTCCTGTCACCATGTGGGTGGGTGGCATAAACGTGCCCTGGTCCATGGTATTCGGAGGTCAACAGCGTTGTATATCATGTTTAATTCATGCAGTCTAGCAAGAAGGAAATGAAAGGGCACTCACTCTTGGTAGCTAAAATGTAGGCTTTTGACTTTTACCCTTGTCTGCACCTTTTACACCACACTATAACCCAGAGACTGATCTGATGTGCAGACTTAATGTCCTATTAATTCCATTAATCAAACCCTCTTTAATGACGAGGTCTGGATATGGCtgtgatagatttttttttaatcttgaaTGTAGATTGTCATTTAGGAATCTTATGTTATGAGGTAAATATGATTTGAATGCTCAGCCCCACACCTCATTTCTTTCTGTGATGTTTCATACGATGATACACACAGAGGGCATGGACCCTAATAAGTAGCTGATTGGTTGGACCAGCTCCATGTTGTTGACTGAATCTCACCATGTTCACTCCTCAGAATACAAACATCCATTTGTTGACATTTAATTGCCGACCCTTTAAGAAAATGGGTGCAAAATGCACTTTTCCTCTTGGCCACCATGCTTTTAAATCAACCCGGCTGTGCTCGGATCATTTGAAGCACTTTGCTGAAAACAATACAACAGTTTCTTTGTCCAGTCTGATGCATAAGTTTTGACAGGGCATACATCCAGCTGCTTTCTGTTAGTCTGCTATACTCTAAAGTCTTCTTTCTTTCAGAGATCCATTCACACAAACCACTTGTGGTGTTAAGGTTTTCCTTCAAGAAGCTGTGATTTAACAGAATTACTTTGCTGATTTCATTGTGCAGAGTTTTAGAGTGGGCGTAGTGAAAGCAAGAAGTGTCTGCCAGACGTTATTGTTCAATCTATCATGCTACGAGCACATACGTGCCCACCTCTAATACTTCACTTTCTCGTGAAGTATAAAAAGTCCTGGCTGAAACgaacattgtttttgttctcGACACCTCAAGACAACGAACatgtttctctgttctcgtggagcatgcAACAAGCTTGAACCTTTTCCCTCTTGTTGTGGTACTTCAGTGTGGACTCCTGCTGCCTGAAACTGTTTACAATGGGCTACTGAGATCAGTGAC
Protein-coding sequences here:
- the LOC114444581 gene encoding solute carrier family 25 member 36-A, yielding MSQRDTLVHLFAGGCGGTVGAILTCPLEVVKTRLQSSSITLYVSEVQLSTVNGASVARMSPPGPLHCLKLILEKEGPRSLFRGLGPNLVGVAPSRAIYFAAYSTAKEKLNGVLEPDSTQVHMVSAGMAGFTAITATNPIWLIKTRLQLDARNRGERRMSAFECVRRVYQTDGLRGFYRGMSASYAGISETVIHFVIYESIKRRLLEAKAPQNMDDEEDATKDASDFVGMMLAAATSKTCATTIAYPHEVIRTRLREEGTKYRSFFQTLTTVPKEEGYRALYRGLTTHLVRQIPNTAIMMCTYELVVYLLNG